From a region of the Dickeya poaceiphila genome:
- a CDS encoding multidrug/biocide efflux PACE transporter, translating into MQQRIQQKAHHQQKTWRERVVHAIGFEVMALLICAPIGAWVLGRSVLQVGMLSVMLSGVAMVWNVAYNSLFDSLWPVSRVKRSLWVRIGHALGFEGGFILIGLPLAAWMLNITLRQALMVEIGFFLFFLPYTMAYNWLYDVLRERLLAAVVQGR; encoded by the coding sequence ATGCAACAGCGAATCCAGCAGAAAGCGCATCATCAGCAAAAAACATGGCGTGAGAGGGTGGTACATGCCATCGGTTTTGAAGTGATGGCATTGCTGATTTGTGCTCCCATCGGTGCCTGGGTGCTTGGGCGTTCTGTCCTTCAGGTTGGTATGCTGTCTGTCATGCTGTCCGGCGTGGCGATGGTCTGGAATGTGGCGTACAACAGTCTGTTTGATAGCCTGTGGCCGGTCAGCCGCGTTAAACGTAGCCTGTGGGTGCGTATCGGCCACGCGCTGGGCTTTGAAGGCGGTTTTATCCTGATTGGCTTGCCGCTGGCAGCGTGGATGTTGAATATCACGCTGCGGCAAGCGCTGATGGTGGAGATCGGTTTCTTCCTGTTTTTCCTGCCGTACACCATGGCCTACAACTGGCTATACGATGTATTGCGTGAACGGTTGCTGGCGGCCGTCGTACAGGGGCGCTAG